The Bacteroides acidifaciens genome includes a region encoding these proteins:
- a CDS encoding lysophospholipid acyltransferase family protein: protein MKILYYIYQICIALPILLVLTILTALVTIVGSLLGGAHFWGYHPGKIWSQLICLFLLIPVKIRGREKLHDKTSYIFVPNHQGAFDIFLIYGFIGRNFKWMMKKSLRKLPFVGKACESAGHIFVDRSGPKKVLETIRQAKESLKDGVSLVVFPEGARTFTGHMGYFKKGAFQLADDLQLAVVPVTIDGSFEILPRTSKWIHRHRMILTIHDPIPPKGKGMDNIKATMAEAYAAVESALPEEHKGMMTNEDQDR from the coding sequence ATGAAGATACTTTATTATATTTATCAGATTTGCATCGCTTTGCCTATATTATTAGTGTTGACCATTCTCACGGCACTCGTCACTATAGTAGGTTCCCTCTTGGGTGGAGCCCACTTCTGGGGGTATCATCCGGGGAAGATATGGTCACAATTAATTTGTCTTTTCCTGTTGATTCCCGTAAAGATTCGCGGACGTGAAAAGTTGCATGATAAAACTTCCTATATTTTCGTTCCTAACCATCAGGGGGCATTCGATATATTCCTAATCTATGGTTTCATTGGAAGAAATTTTAAGTGGATGATGAAAAAAAGCCTGCGCAAACTGCCGTTCGTCGGAAAGGCTTGTGAAAGTGCAGGGCATATTTTTGTTGACCGTTCCGGTCCGAAAAAAGTATTGGAGACTATCCGGCAGGCCAAAGAGTCTTTGAAAGACGGTGTTTCATTAGTCGTTTTCCCGGAAGGGGCACGTACTTTCACTGGACATATGGGATATTTTAAAAAAGGGGCTTTCCAATTGGCTGATGACTTACAGTTGGCAGTGGTGCCCGTCACTATTGATGGCTCATTTGAAATCCTGCCGCGTACAAGCAAATGGATACACCGCCACCGCATGATTCTGACGATTCATGATCCTATTCCGCCCAAGGGAAAAGGTATGGATAATATCAAGGCAACTATGGCAGAAGCCTATGCCGCAGTTGAAAGTGCACTGCCCGAAGAACATAAGGGTATGATGACAAACGAAGATCAAGACCGATAG
- a CDS encoding anaerobic sulfatase-maturation protein, which yields MKTSTYAPFAKPLYVMVKPVGAVCNLACDYCYYLEKANLYKDNPKHVMSDELLEKFIDEYINSQTMPQVLFTWHGGETLMRPLSFYKKAMELQKKYARGRTIDNCIQTNGTMLTDEWCQFFHDNNWLVGVSIDGPQEFHDEYRKNKMGKPSFVKVMQGINLLKKHKVEWNAMAVINDFNADYPLDFYHFFKEIDCHYIQFAPIVERILPHQDGRHLASLAENKEGTLADFSITPEQWGNFLCTLFDEWVKEDVGNYYIQIFDSTLANWMGEQPGVCSMAKTCGHAGVMEFNGDVYSCDHFVFPEYKLGNIYNQTLVEMMHSERQYNFGNMKYRSLPTQCKECEFLFACNGECPKNRFSRTSEGEPGLNYLCKGYYQFFKHVAPYMDFMKNELMNQRPPANIMEALKNGKLKVENRK from the coding sequence ATGAAAACATCGACTTATGCCCCATTTGCCAAACCGCTTTATGTGATGGTAAAGCCAGTAGGTGCCGTATGCAACCTTGCATGCGATTATTGCTACTATCTGGAGAAGGCCAATCTATACAAAGACAATCCGAAACACGTAATGAGCGATGAACTTCTCGAAAAGTTTATCGACGAGTACATTAACTCACAGACCATGCCTCAGGTACTTTTCACCTGGCACGGGGGAGAAACGCTGATGCGTCCGCTCTCTTTCTACAAGAAGGCTATGGAACTGCAAAAGAAATACGCCCGCGGACGTACGATCGACAACTGTATCCAGACCAACGGTACAATGCTCACCGATGAATGGTGCCAGTTCTTCCATGACAACAACTGGCTGGTAGGAGTTTCAATCGACGGACCACAGGAATTCCACGATGAGTACCGCAAAAACAAGATGGGAAAACCTTCTTTCGTGAAAGTGATGCAAGGCATCAATCTTCTGAAAAAGCATAAAGTGGAATGGAACGCAATGGCTGTTATCAATGACTTCAATGCCGACTATCCTTTGGATTTCTACCATTTCTTCAAAGAAATAGATTGCCATTATATACAGTTTGCCCCCATCGTAGAGCGCATCCTTCCGCATCAGGACGGACGCCATCTCGCCTCTCTTGCCGAAAACAAGGAAGGAACACTGGCTGACTTTTCAATCACGCCCGAACAGTGGGGGAATTTTCTTTGCACTCTTTTCGATGAATGGGTAAAAGAAGACGTAGGCAACTACTACATACAGATATTCGATTCTACACTCGCCAATTGGATGGGTGAACAACCCGGTGTGTGCTCCATGGCAAAAACCTGCGGACACGCCGGCGTCATGGAATTCAACGGAGACGTCTACTCTTGCGACCATTTTGTGTTTCCCGAATATAAACTGGGAAATATCTACAACCAGACTCTTGTGGAGATGATGCACAGCGAACGCCAGTATAATTTCGGTAATATGAAATACCGGTCTCTCCCGACCCAATGCAAGGAATGTGAATTCCTCTTTGCCTGCAACGGTGAATGCCCGAAGAATCGCTTCAGCCGAACATCGGAAGGCGAACCCGGATTGAATTATTTATGCAAAGGATACTACCAGTTCTTCAAACATGTAGCTCCATACATGGATTTCATGAAAAACGAGCTGATGAACCAACGCCCGCCGGCAAATATCATGGAAGCTTTAAAAAATGGAAAATTGAAAGTGGAGAACAGGAAGTGA
- a CDS encoding exonuclease SbcCD subunit D: protein MIRILHTADWHLGQTFFGYDRAGEHEAFLNWLAEEIRRKEIDALVIAGDVFDVSNPSAASQSMYYRFIYRVTAENPNLQIVIVAGNHDSAARLEAPLPLLQAMRTEVRGVVRKLEGGEIDYNHLCVELKNRMGEVELLCMAVPFLRQGDYPAVETEGNQYAEGVRELYTQLLQRLWKRRKANQSILAIGHLQATGSEIAEKDYSERTVIGGLECVSPDAFSEQIAYTALGHIHKAQRVSGRENVRYAGSPIPMSFAEKHYRHGVVMVTFDDGCAVDIERLECPKSIPLISVPSGEPSLPEVVLEALKELPAVEGIAPYLEVKVLLEEPEPMLRQEIEEALADKNYRLARIISTYRGDAGNAEKEEVEWKRGLQEMSPLQIAQSAFEKIYQAEMPEELTELFQEAYLAATRKEEEDEE from the coding sequence ATGATACGTATATTACATACTGCCGACTGGCATCTCGGACAAACCTTCTTCGGTTATGACCGTGCCGGAGAGCATGAGGCTTTTTTGAACTGGCTGGCAGAAGAAATTCGGCGGAAAGAGATTGATGCATTGGTTATAGCCGGAGATGTTTTTGATGTCTCCAATCCTTCGGCTGCATCTCAAAGCATGTATTACCGCTTTATTTACCGGGTGACGGCTGAGAATCCGAACCTGCAAATAGTGATTGTTGCCGGCAACCATGATTCGGCGGCACGTCTGGAAGCTCCCCTGCCTTTATTGCAGGCTATGAGGACAGAAGTCAGAGGGGTAGTACGCAAACTGGAAGGTGGAGAGATAGATTACAACCATTTGTGCGTGGAACTGAAGAACCGGATGGGGGAAGTTGAATTGCTTTGCATGGCTGTTCCTTTCTTGCGCCAGGGAGATTACCCGGCAGTGGAGACAGAAGGTAATCAATATGCGGAGGGAGTGCGTGAGCTTTATACCCAGCTCTTGCAAAGATTGTGGAAACGAAGAAAAGCAAATCAGTCGATTCTCGCCATCGGTCATCTGCAGGCTACCGGTTCGGAAATTGCAGAGAAAGATTATAGTGAACGTACGGTGATTGGCGGTTTGGAATGTGTGTCGCCGGATGCATTTTCCGAACAGATAGCCTATACAGCATTGGGGCATATTCATAAAGCTCAGCGGGTATCCGGTCGGGAGAATGTACGTTATGCAGGAAGTCCTATCCCGATGTCTTTTGCAGAGAAACATTACCGTCATGGAGTGGTGATGGTGACTTTTGATGATGGTTGTGCGGTAGATATTGAGCGGCTCGAATGTCCGAAGTCAATACCTTTGATAAGCGTACCGAGTGGAGAACCTTCATTGCCGGAAGTTGTATTGGAGGCATTGAAAGAACTGCCGGCAGTAGAGGGCATAGCTCCTTATTTGGAGGTAAAAGTATTGTTAGAAGAGCCGGAACCTATGCTCCGACAGGAAATAGAGGAAGCTTTGGCAGACAAAAACTATCGGTTGGCACGTATTATCTCTACTTATCGTGGTGATGCGGGAAATGCAGAAAAAGAAGAGGTGGAGTGGAAAAGAGGACTGCAAGAAATGTCTCCTTTACAGATAGCACAATCTGCATTTGAGAAGATTTATCAGGCAGAAATGCCGGAGGAGTTGACAGAATTATTTCAAGAAGCCTATTTGGCTGCCACCCGTAAAGAAGAGGAGGACGAAGAATGA
- a CDS encoding DUF4369 domain-containing protein, with translation MNVNKILSFLLLLPFLVSCTSKYKIEGTSSVNSLDGKMLYLKSLNDGEWVKLDSAEVVHGLFSMKGKIDSVQMVTLYMDSESIMPIVLENGKITVTISNSELKAVGTPLNAALYEFIDKRNQLEESISELEQKETRMVMDGGDLEEIHSQLMVEGDSLMNEMNQYIKKFISTNYENVLGPSVFMMLCSSLPYPVMTPQIDDIIKDAPYSFKSNKFVREFLSKAKENMKLIEEHQRLEQNTPTNK, from the coding sequence ATGAACGTGAATAAAATTTTGTCTTTTTTACTTTTGCTTCCGTTTTTGGTTTCTTGTACCAGCAAGTACAAGATTGAAGGAACATCTTCTGTGAATAGTCTGGATGGAAAAATGTTATATCTTAAATCCCTGAACGATGGTGAGTGGGTGAAGTTGGATTCTGCTGAAGTGGTGCATGGACTATTCTCAATGAAAGGTAAAATTGATTCAGTACAGATGGTGACGCTTTATATGGATAGCGAAAGCATTATGCCGATTGTTCTGGAAAATGGTAAAATCACGGTAACTATCAGCAATTCGGAACTGAAAGCAGTAGGAACTCCTCTGAATGCAGCGTTGTATGAATTCATCGACAAAAGAAACCAGTTGGAAGAAAGCATAAGTGAATTGGAACAGAAAGAAACCCGCATGGTGATGGATGGCGGTGATTTGGAAGAAATTCACTCACAGTTGATGGTAGAAGGAGACTCATTGATGAATGAAATGAACCAATACATAAAGAAATTCATTTCAACTAATTATGAGAATGTACTGGGACCAAGCGTATTTATGATGCTTTGCAGTTCGTTGCCATATCCTGTCATGACTCCTCAGATAGACGATATAATAAAAGACGCCCCTTATTCTTTTAAGAGTAATAAATTCGTGCGGGAATTCCTTTCCAAAGCAAAAGAAAATATGAAATTGATAGAAGAACATCAACGTTTGGAACAAAATACTCCCACAAATAAGTAA